A DNA window from Deinococcus malanensis contains the following coding sequences:
- the treS gene encoding maltose alpha-D-glucosyltransferase, which yields MIQTTPPEWYKSAVFYELSVRTFADGNGDGKGDFPGLTTKLDYLKNLGVDCLWLLPWYPSPLRDDGYDVADYVNIHPDLGTLEDFKVFLREAHARGLRVIGDLVTNHTSSDHPWFQAARRGPTLPDGAPNEYYNYYVWSDTGEEYPGARIIFTDTETSNWTFDEQTGQYYWHRFFSTQPDLNFDNPAVVEELLAAARFWLDLGLDGFRVDAVPYLIEREGTNCENLPETHTILKQMRQLVDQHYPGRLLLAEANQWPEEVVEYFGSETDPEFHMCFNFPVMPRLYMSLKREDTTSIREIMDRLPAIPSFGQWATFLRNHDELTLEMVTDDERAFMYAAYAPDPRMRINVGIRRRLASLLDNDRRRIELLNSVLLALPGSPILYYGDEIGMGDDLSLADRNGVRTPMQWNASLSGGFSSASPEQCFYPPIEDPVYGFHRVNVQSQEQDPSSLLKWTARQLEMRRQHPAFASGDLNFVDSDNPAILAFTRTTPDETLLIVSNFAANAQACTLDLSAHHRRTPVTVSGASHLPPIQEGRYPLVMGKYDYYWLRLN from the coding sequence CGCCGACGGAAATGGTGACGGGAAGGGTGATTTTCCCGGGCTGACGACCAAGCTCGACTACCTCAAGAACCTTGGGGTGGACTGCCTGTGGCTGCTGCCCTGGTATCCCAGCCCCCTCAGGGACGACGGCTACGACGTGGCAGATTACGTGAACATCCACCCCGACCTCGGAACCCTGGAAGATTTCAAGGTGTTCTTGCGGGAGGCGCACGCGCGTGGGCTGCGGGTCATCGGCGATCTGGTGACCAACCACACCTCCAGCGACCACCCCTGGTTCCAGGCGGCGCGCCGCGGCCCGACGCTGCCGGACGGCGCGCCAAACGAGTACTACAACTATTACGTGTGGAGTGACACGGGTGAGGAGTACCCTGGCGCCCGGATCATCTTTACTGACACCGAGACCAGCAACTGGACCTTTGACGAGCAGACCGGACAGTATTACTGGCACCGCTTCTTCTCCACCCAGCCGGACCTCAACTTCGACAATCCAGCTGTGGTCGAAGAGCTCCTGGCTGCAGCCCGGTTCTGGCTGGACCTGGGCCTGGACGGCTTCCGCGTGGACGCTGTGCCCTACCTGATCGAGCGGGAAGGCACCAACTGTGAGAACCTGCCGGAAACTCACACCATCCTCAAGCAGATGCGCCAGCTGGTCGACCAGCACTATCCCGGCCGCCTGCTGCTGGCCGAGGCCAACCAGTGGCCCGAGGAAGTGGTGGAGTACTTCGGCAGCGAGACAGACCCGGAATTCCACATGTGTTTCAATTTTCCGGTGATGCCGCGCCTCTATATGAGCCTCAAGAGGGAAGACACCACCAGCATCCGCGAAATCATGGACCGCCTGCCGGCCATTCCCAGTTTCGGGCAGTGGGCCACCTTTCTGCGAAACCACGATGAACTGACACTGGAAATGGTCACCGACGACGAACGGGCCTTTATGTACGCCGCGTACGCGCCTGATCCCCGCATGCGGATCAACGTCGGCATCCGCCGTCGCCTGGCGTCCCTGCTGGACAACGACCGCCGCCGCATAGAACTGCTTAACAGTGTGCTGCTGGCGCTGCCGGGCAGCCCGATCCTGTACTACGGCGACGAGATCGGCATGGGCGACGACCTCAGCCTGGCAGACCGCAATGGCGTGCGCACTCCCATGCAGTGGAACGCCAGCCTGAGCGGCGGATTCTCGAGCGCCAGCCCTGAACAGTGTTTTTACCCGCCCATTGAGGACCCGGTGTACGGGTTTCACCGTGTGAATGTCCAGAGTCAGGAACAGGACCCGAGCAGCCTGCTGAAGTGGACCGCCCGTCAGCTTGAAATGCGCCGTCAGCATCCGGCCTTCGCCAGCGGTGATCTGAACTTCGTGGACAGTGACAACCCGGCGATCCTGGCGTTCACCCGCACCACGCCAGACGAAACCCTGCTGATTGTCAGCAACTTCGCCGCCAATGCCCAGGCCTGCACGTTAGACCTCTCGGCGCATCACAGACGCACGCCGGTCACCGTGTCCGGAGCCAGCCACCTGCCGCCCATTCAGGAGGGCCGCTATCCGCTGGTGATGGGGAAATACGACTACTACTGGCTGCGCCTGAACTAG